Within the Barnesiella intestinihominis YIT 11860 genome, the region TTTCAAGTTGCTGAATATGTTCAAGTTTTTAATAAAATCTTCTTCCGAAAGCACCCAAGCGACAGCACCCGAAGCAAAGTTGGCAAATTTGTTTCCGGGAGCGAAGCGGCTCGAACCGTCCCGACGATACGAAGCAGTAAAGATGTAACGATCTTTCAACACATAGTTGGCACGACCCAGCAATGAAACCAATGTAGCCTCGCCACGATTACTGGTGGGAGCGTCGATGGTCAACGCTTGCGAAAGGTTGTAGTCTTCGGTAATGTCGGTAGGGAAATTTGAGGCGTTGATAGCCTTGCCACCCCAGTTGGTATTTTCATAAGTGAAACCGGCTACTACATTCAAGTGATGAATATCGGCAAAAGTTTTGTCGAAGGTCAACACAGACTCGGCCGTTATATTTTGGTAGAAGTTATCACTCTTACCGGCACGACCGTTGTAGTTTTTACCTTCACCTGTTTCACGGGGATAGTAGGTAGAACGCTCGTTGTCGGTATAGCTCATACCGAAGTTCTGACGGAAGCGCAACCAATCGGTAAATTTAATCTCCAAGAAAGCCGAGGTAAAGACATTGATCGATTTCAATTCGTCCTTAGCCGTATTTACATAGGTACGGGGGTTGGCCGACAGCCAGAAGTATTCATCGTCTTGTGTATGGTCGCCCACATAAATCGTGGGAGGATACAACATGGCCGAACGAATGATACTGTAATCATAGGAATTAGATTTGGCAAAACGGGTATTCGACTTGGTAAAGTTGATATTCAAGCCGGTATTTAACCACGATTTTACTTGACTACCCACGTTGGCGCGCACAGCTAAACGGTCGTAACCCGAGTTGCGTATAATACCGGTTTGGTCGGTATAGTTACCCGAGAAAGCATAGTGCGATTTATCGTTACCACCCGATACGCTGATGTTGTACTCTTGGGTAAAGGCGTCTTGCAAGATTTCGTCCAACCAGTTAGTACCTTCGACCCACTCACGGTTTCCATACTCGTCCTCGTGCCAACCCGGATTCAAGAAGTCTTCGGGTGCGGGCTCATACGTACCCGACTCAGGTATAATGTTGTTCTGCGGGTCACGACGATAATTCCAGTCACCCCGGTAAGGCAGGTAAGCATACGGAGTGTTGTCGTACAAAGCGTTGTTGATCGTAGCTTCGTTCACGAAGTTGGCATACTCATAAGCATTGAGGCTCTCCACGATTTTCGAGATCTTCGAAAGACCGAAGTTCGCCGAGAATTCAACTTTGGCAGCTCCCGATTTACCTTTTTTCGTTGTAATCAAGACAACACCGTTGGCTCCACGAGAACCGTAGATAGCCGTTGCCGAAGCATCTTTAAGAACATCGATCGACTCGATATCGTTGGGGTTAATCAACGACAACGGATTGGAAGTGGTGTTGTTGTTTTCGTTTGCGCCGCTCGTCGGTGCGCTACCCGCATCGAAAGGAATACCATCTACGATATACAATGGTTGTGAACTGGTCGAAAACGAGTTTGCACCACGAATGGTAATACTCATACCCGAACCGGGAGCACCATCGTTAGAATTAACTTGCACACCAGCCAATTTTCCTTGTAGGGCTTGGCTGAAACTTGTCGGATTACCGATCATTAAATCCTCGCTTTTGATAGAAGCGACGGCTCCCGACAAATCCTTCTTACGCATCGTACCATAACCGATGACAACAACCTCATCGAGCGATTTTGAATCCTCACTCAACTGCACGTCGATCTGTGTTTTATTGCCCACGGTTACGTCTTCCTTTGTATATCCGATAAATGAAAAACGTAACACCGATTTAGGACCTTTCACCACAATCGAATATTGTCCGTCTACATTGGTAATTGTTCCGTTACCTTTCGAATTCAACTCGGTAACATTAGCGCCGGGAATAGGTAAGCCCGAATCATCGGCTACTACTCCCTTCACCACTATGTCCGCCATAGCGGTCGTTGCCCAAAACACAGCCACTACAAACGACATAGCTCTGAGCATTTTACCCACCATTTGAGAACGTGGGAAAGAAAACAGGTTTCTTTTCATTTGTAATAAATTTAAAATTAACAATCTTATTTTGATATTATTTCTTCTCTTTCTTTGTGCGATATACAGCCTCGTTATATTGCCGTATAAACTTGCGACTTTGGCGACCGGCCGGCTTAATGAGAGATTCGTCCCAACCACCGTTTTTGTCGGCTCTCGGTAACAACATCGAACAAGTCTCGTTTTTGTCCGAAATTGACCAATTCACCCAACTGATTTTATGAGCTTCCATCCACTCTACCCAGCGAGTCCACTCTTCAATGTCCAATGGACCGTCACCTGTACATTCCATACCGGCACATTCCGATACGAAAATAGGGATCCCCTGCTCCCAAGCAGCAGTAGCTCTATCTCTCAATTCCTGTTTATGGGTAGCCGCATAAAAATGGAGCGTATACATTATATTATTGAAACCCTGCAAAGGGTCGGCTGCAACCAAATGTAAATCTTGATCCCAATGCGGACTTCCTACCAATATTATATTATCGGGGTCATATTTCCTTATTTCGGTGATAATGTCGGTAGCATACTCTTTCACGCTCTCCCAAGTATCTTCCATAGGTTCGTTGTAAATCTCATAAATCACATGAGGATACTTTCCGTACTTCTGAGCCATCATCGAAAAGAAAGCCTTTGCCTCTTCTTTCTGAGGATAATAAGTATGCCAATCTATGATTACATACACATTATTTTTAATCGCAGCCTTTACAACCGCATTTATACAATTAAGAGCGTGTTCGGGGTTCTCTATATAATTATCTTCTATGCAAGTTCCCATCGCAGCACGCAATACAGTGCATTTCCAATCTTCTTTCAGCCACTTTACCGACTTTTTATTATAAAATCGAGGCCACAAATTGTGCCAACCATAACTAACGCCACGCAATACGACAGGCTCTCCCTGCTCACTGCAAAGTTGATTTCCATTTACTTGAAGCTGACCGTATAATTTTACCGGATCAGCCGCCATAGCAGATGATATAACACCGAATAATAACGAAATAATGAATAGCTGTTTTTTAAGCATAACCATGATATTAAATTTACGTTACAAAATAATAGTAAAAAAATAGCGCAAAAAAGTACTTTATTATCCGATAATGATACTTTTTTACCTCAAATGTGATTTTTCAATAAAGGAGAAGCGAATCAAGAAATCTGCAATTGATCTAAGCACCTGTTTATCAACAAAAACTATAATAGACGACCGCCCCGATAAAATGTTTTATATAAAAAGCATTCAAGATTTATTTAAAATTTTTCGAACGGTATTCAAAAGCCATTTATTCATCATGATCATCTAAACTATCCCAAATAGAGTCCTGTTGTTCTATATATTCTTCATAGTAATAAGCGAACCCCTTTCTTTCTGGAATACCCAACGTATCGCACCATTCTTTATAATCGGCCTCCAATTGCTTATCCTCCGCCATCATCGACCGGAATATATCTTCCGATAGATCGAGGGTCCGATACTGTTTAATAATATCATCAAATGTTATGGTAATATCATTACTCATGGCTTTTTCTATTTATCAATTAATATATCTTCGTATTTACAAATATAACTATTCTTTCATAAAAAAAGTTCTACAAAAAACAAAAATGTAAAATTAATCACTCCCCGGAATGCAGCCATTACAATATATAAACGCAAACCGATAAGAAAAATTATTCCCTTTACCAAGAAAAAAGTAGAACTTTCGATTAAAAAGTTCAAAATTTCCCGAATATAGGAATCGTTACTTCATAAAAGAATGATTATCTTTGTTTCAGAAGCAAAAGAGCAGCGCACCGCACAATCAAATAAATTTGTTTCTGCCTTCTTTTGCGCTATCTTTGCATAAAATGCGAAAATACGAACATGATTTACAACGAACGGAACATTCGAAAAGAGATTGTGCTGGAAGCCGCTAAACAAATCATGATGGCGGCCCGCACAGCACCCAAAGGTAAAGGAGTGGATATTATCGAAATAATTACACTCTCGCACGATAGCCTTCCGACTCTATCGGAAAATATGCGCAGCGAAGGGAAAAAACGCGGCATGATGTTTTTTCTGCGCGATGCCGATAATATAGAACAAGCCGACGCAGTTATCCTCATCGGAACCCGCCGACACCCCTTAGGTTTGAATTGCGCATACTGTGGAGCGAAAACGTGTGGTGAAAATCCTGAAAGCAATCCTTGTGCGATTAACTCTATCGATGTGGGAATCGCTATCGGATCGGCTTGTTCGAAAGCTGCCGACCTCCGTATCGACACCCGGGTGATGTTCTCGGCAGGCACAACCGCACAATCTATGAATCTCCTGCCCGGCTGTAACCAAATCATCGCTTTGGCATTGAGCGTATCGTCCAAGAACCCTTTTTTCGACCGTAAATTTCAAGCTCCGAAACAATGACCCCTAACATTTCCTTTCCGGCAGAATGGTATCCCCAATCGGGCATACAGCTCACTTGGCCTCACCCAAACACCGATTGGGCCTACATGCTCGACGAAGTTACCGACTGTTATAAAAAGTTGGCAAGCGAAATTTTCCAAAGGGAAAAGCTCATCATCGTCACCCCCTGCCCCGACGAAGTTAAAAAACAATTACAGGATACGATCGACATCGAATCCGTCCGATTCATAGAATGTCTCACCAACGATACATGGGCACGAGATCACGGCGGTATCACGGTATTCAGAAACGGAGTTCCCGTTATATACGACTTCAAATTCAACGGCTGGGGACTCAAATTCGCAGCTAATTACGACAACCTCATCACTTCGACTTTATATAACGAAAACGTTTTTAACGCCCTATACGAAAATAAGCTCAATTTCGTACTGGAAGGGGGAGCCCTCGAAAGCGACGGAGCCGGAACCTTGCTCACCACGAGCGAATGCCTGCTATCTCCCAACCGAAATGGGGAATGGACACGATCCGTTATCGAAGAATACCTCAAACGGACATTCGGGCTGCAACGCATACTATGGCTCGACCACGGCTATCTCGCCGGAGACGACACCGATAGCCACATCGACACACTGGCCCGATTTGCAGACGAAGATACGATCGTTTACGTACAATGCTCCGATTCGAAAGACGAGCACTACGAAGCATTGCGTAAAATGGAAGCACAACTTCAAACCTTCACAACGATCGGCGGGAAACCGTATAATCTGCTTCCCCTACCCATGCCCGAAGCCGTTTACGATGAAAACGGAGAGCGTTTACCGGCAACTTATGCCAACTTTCTCATCTTGAACGACGCAATCCTGTACCCCACTTATCGACAACCTTTGAACGATAAGAAAGCATTTGAAATACTTCGACAAGCGTTCCCGAATCGGGAAGTCGTAGGAATAGACTGTTCACCGCTCATTCGACAACATGGTTCGTTACATTGCGTAACCATGCAATATCCTCGAAATGTATTACGATAAATATATCCTGTCATGACCGAAAAGAAAATCACTGTCGGAATTATCCAACAACAAAATACCGGCGACATCGCCGACAACAAAAAAAGACTGAAACAACATATCGAACAATGCGCTGCAAAAGGTGCACAGCTCGTAGTCCTGCAAGAACTACATAACAGCCTCTATTTCTGTCAAACAGAATCGACCGATAGCTTCGATTTGGCAGAATCCATACCGGGAGAATCGACCGAATTTTACAGTCGTATCGCCGGTGAGCTGCACATCGTCTTGGTAACCTCTCTTTTCGAACGACGCGCAGCCGGATTGTACCACAACACAGCAGTCGTGTTCGACACCGATGGTTCTATCGCCGGAAAGTATCGTAAAATGCACATACCGGACGACCCTGCCTATTACGAAAAATTCTATTTCACCCCCGGCGATTTGGGATTCACCCCCATAAAAACCTCCATCGGTACACTGGGGGTATTGGTATGTTGGGATCAATGGTATCCCGAAGCAGCCCGCCTCATGGCACTGCAAAGAGCCGACATGCTCATCTACCCTACGGCCATCGGCTGGGAAAGCTCCGACACCCCCCAAGAACAAAAGCGACAACAAGACGCGTGGATTATTTCCCAACGAGGACACGCCGTCGCCAACGGACTACCTGTTGTAGCTGTCAACCGTGTGGGACATGAACCCGATCCCTCTGGACAAACCAACGGCATACAATTCTGGGGACACAGCTTCGTCTGCGGTCCGCAAGGTGAAATACTGGCCGCCGCTCCCGACGACAGCGAATGGTGTGAAGTCGTAGAAATAGATTTAACCCGCTCCGAAAACGTTCGGCGCTGGTGGCCGTTCTTGCGAGACCGCCGTATCGACTCGTACAACGATATATTGCGAAGATTCATCGATTAACCGTATCTCGAAAAACAAAAGCACGGAACCTCTTCACCCGATTCCCCGATGTACCGAACCGAACCTTCGTTATAAAATAATAAAAAAGGACATAAATCTCCGCAAAACAGCTATTTTTGTAAATTATTAGCGTCAAGATATGGACACAAAAAAAAATATCACGGACAAACAACTGGCATTGGATAAGCGTTATATACGAATGGCGCAAATCTGGGCTGAAAACTCTTACTGCCAGCGTCGTAAAGTCGGAGCTTTAATTGTAAAAGACAAGATGATAATCTCCGACGGGTACAACGGTACACCTGCCGGATTCGAAAACTGCTGCGAAGACGAAAACGGCCACACATATCCTTTCGTTTTGCATGCCGAGGCAAATGCCATCACCAAAGTCGCTCGCAGCAACAACAGCAGCGACGGAGCGACTCTATACGTGACGTCCTCGCCTTGTATCGAATGTTCCAAGTTGATTATACAAGCAGGTATCAGTCGTGTCGTATTTTCGGAATACTACCGGCTCCAAGACGGTATCGAACTTCTGCAAAAAGCCGGCATACAAGTGGATTTCATTGATCCGCAAGCCGATGAATCTATAAAGTAAAAAGCTAAACTATCCTATTAAATATGAATAACGAAAAAGCTCGTTTCGTCTGGGTCCCGTTACTAATAGCCGTGGCTATCGCCGGGGGAATTTTAATCGGACGATTTTTCTCTGCCGATACCTCTTTCGGCAAAACAGCAAGGTATGACAAAATCGAAAGTTTGTTGCAATGCATCGAGCAACAATACGTCGACACGGTAAACAGGAACGATCTCATAGAAAATGTCGTGCCCAAAGTCATAGGAGAGTTAGATCCCCACTCTGCCTACATTCCGGCAAAAGATCTGGAAAGCGTCAATGAAGAGTTAGAAGGCTCGTTTAGTGGAATCGGGATACAATTCAATATACTGAACGACACCATCAACGTTGTCAGCGTCATTTCCGGCGGCCCCTCCGAAAAAGTAGGAATACTGGCCGGAGACCGCATCATCTCGGTCAACGATTCTGCTTTCGTTGGTAAAAACATTAGTAACGAAAAAGTCATGAAAAATTTGCGGGGACCTAAGGGAACGACCGTGAAACTCGAAATCTTACGCAAAACAGCGAAAAATCCGCTCATTTATGAAGTAACGCGCGGAGATATTCCCGTCAACAGCGTTGATGCGGCTTATATGCTCAACGACAAATCGGGATATATAAAAATCAGCAAATTCGGCAAAACCACTTACGACGAATTTATTACAGCCCTCTCCAAACTACACAATCAAGGAGCCGAAAACTTCATTATCGACTTGCGTGGCAATAGCGGAGGATTGATGGACGCTGCAATCAATATGGCGAATGAATTCCTTCCTGCCAACCGGTTAATAGTCTATGCCGAAGGAAAAGCATTCGAACGGGAAGACGCCGTTTCGAACGGCACGGGAACATTCCAAAAAGAACAAGTCGTAGTTCTCACGGACGAATGGTCCGCGTCGGCCAGTGAAATATTCGCAGGAGCCATACAAGACAACGACAGAGGTTTGATAATCGGACGCCGAACATTCGGCAAGGGACTGGTACAACAACAAATCCCCTTCCGTGACGGATCGGCCATTCGACTGACGGTAGCTCGTTACTATACACCTTCCGGCCGTTGTATCCAAAAAGAATATCAATTAGGGAAATCCGAAGATTATAGCATGGATATCGTAAACAGATATATGCACGGTGAATTTTTCAATGCCGACAGTATCAAACAGAACAAAGAGTTGGTGTTCCACACGGTCAACGGGCGTGAAGTATACGGCGGAGGCGGAATTATGCCCGACATATTCGTTCCACGAGACACGACGGGTGTCACCTCCTACTTCAACAACGTAGCCAACGAAGGTCTGCTCTATCAATACGCATTCGACTACACAGATAAATACCGCGACAAATTGTCAACAGCAAAAGATGTCGAATCCCTATTGAGTATACTTGAACCCAACACTCTCTTAAACAGTTTCGTTCAATACGCCGCCCAAAAAGGAATACGCCCCCGTCCCGTTTACATCAATATTTCAAGAAAATTAATCGTAAACACGTTGCAGGCATACATAGCCCGGAACATATTGGGAGAAGAAGCATTTTACAAACTGCTACTACGAGATGACGAAACCTTGCGAAAGGCTCGGGATATAGTGAATAAAGGCGAAGGATATCCCGAATTGCCGGCAGAAAATCAAGTTCCTCGATGAGCGAAAAACAACAACTGCGGCAACAGGTCAAACAGTTGAAACAGGCTATCTCCTCGGAACAGCGAGTAGCTTTATCACAAAATATATGCTCGGCAATAGAAAAGCTACCCGGTTTCGAAACAGTCTCGCGCATACTGCTTTATCACGCCTTGACTGACGAGGTCGATACCGGTTTAATGTTATCCAGATGGAGCAAAAAAAAACAACTGTACCTACCCATAGTGAACGGCGACAATCTCATCGTCAGCCCCTACGATCCTCGGTTCCTTAAACAAGGGGCTTTCGGTATTTGGGAACCGGGTAACACCCGGGAAACCGATCCCGGTTCGATAGACTGGATAATCGTACCCGGAGTAGCGTTCGACAAAAAGCTGAATCGATTGGGACGAGGAAAAGGATATTACGACAAACTGCTCGTCCAGACCTCCGCCACAAAAATTGGAATCTGCTATGAACTGCAACTGTTCGACGAAATACCGGCAGAGCCCCACGACATAAAAATGGACTTTATAATTACCGAAAACAATATCATTCATAGAAAGGACGAATTATGGCACTAATAAACGCCGAGACAAAGCTTTGCGACGTTATCTTGCACGAACCCTCCGTCATACCGGTTATCAATCGATTCGGTATTATTCTGGGGGTCGGCGACAAAAGCATACGTACCGTATGCGAAGAAAAAAATCTAGACTGCGAGTTTTTCGTGACCATACTCAACACCTTTATCAACGAAGACTATTTTCCGGAAAACCGGCTCAAATCATTTTGCGCTACACAAATAGTAAACTACCTCACCCAAACGAATGCCTACTATGAACAATTCCAGATACCCAATATAGAACGACATTTCAATTTCTTGATAAACCAAAGCGACAGCGAGAACAACAATCTCGAACTTATGAAGCAATTCTTCGACGAACTGAAAAAAGAATTGTTGTCGCGCATAGAAAATGACAAGAATTGCTGGTTTCCCTCTATCAAAGTCGCTGCCGAAACCCTGCACGGGGAATATTACGGAGAAAAATTTCAACCCGATACAGAAGAAAACGATTCTTTGGAAGAAAAATTAGACGATCTTAAAAGCCTGTTTGTTATTCATCTAAAAGGCGAATACGATCTCAATCTTTGCCACGGTGTCATATTCGCAATATACAGCCTCGAAAAAGATATCAAACAACACAACCGGATAAGAAACAGAATACTCCGTCCCATTGCCGACGGTATGTTGGAAGCCTGCCGAAACAAAAGTTTCAAGTAATCGAAGTCCATGCGTATCGCCATCGTTACACCATACACGTTACTTAACTTAGGATTGAAGCATTTACTACAAAAATACTTCGACACCACTCCTATATTATACAACGAGATTTCCGAGTTTTTCGATAACGCGCCCGAACAATTCGATGCCTATATTCTTTTCGCCGATACAATCATCGGATACAGCGATTTTTTCCTCCCTCGCAAAAGCAAAATCATACTCCTCGCCTCCGAAGGGTCTCACCTGCCCGAAACTTCAATGACTTCGTTAGACATACACGAAAGCGAAGAATCTCTGCTCGAAAAAATACAACAGTTCATCGAGCATTTAGACAAACAATCCGAAATCCTGCCTCACGAATTATCGCCTCGGGAAACCGAAGTATTGAGGCTGGTAGCCAAAGGGCTCATGAATAAAGAAATAGCCGATCGCCTGAATATAAGTATAAACACAGTACTCAGCCATCGAAAAAATCTAACGGCCAAATTAGGTATCAAGACCGTATCGGGGCTTAGCTTCTATGCAATGATGAACGGTTATATATCGGATATAGACGATAAATAACACCGTACAATTTTTTGAATATAATTATTTTTATCGTTTTTCGATAAAAATATACTGTTTTTCTTGTTCGTTCGGAAAATATTCTATTTCTTTGTCCTGACAATATAGAATATGACGTATATGTTTTACGACAAACGAACACAGAGAAAAATACAATTATTGAATTTGCTAATCGCATTACTCATTCTCATTCCCATACTTCTCGATTTCTCCAAAGGATTTATGATGGGGCTCAATTCCTCTGTCATCGGATTCCAAAATGGGCTGGAAGAATCGACTTTTCAGATTTGCACAGTCAAACCGGACTCATTGCAATTAAACCACATAGGAACGATCCCAAGTCTCAATCTCTCGTCCGACAATATTCTCTACCTTCCGGCATCGACGACACCCGTAGCACTGAGTATAAGTTCCGTAATACTGACTGGGCTTTCTTTCATCGCCCTTATTTGTATGATTATTAAATTAGTGCAATTGATAAAATCGGTTGCCTCAGATGGACTCATGAACCGTAGAAACATCAAACGATTGAGATTACTCTCCTATTTCATGATTACATTCTACCTCGTTAGCTATATAGATTCCTTTATCACCACGAGCTATTATCGTTCGCACCTCTCGTTGGGAGACAATCAAATTTGCTATCCCGAATTGAGCGCTTCGGTCACTATTGCATTTATTTTGCTGTTACTAGCCGAAATTTTGAATATAGCCTATAAACAACGCGAAGAATTAGACCTCACTATATAAATAACGACCATGCCTATTATTGTCAATCTCGATGTAATGATGGCGAAACGAAAAATTTCGCTTAATGAACTTTCGGGCAAAATAGATATCACTCCGGCCAATCTCTCTATCTTAAAGACAGGGAAAGCCAAAGCTATACGTTTCTCCACTCTCGAAGCTATTTGCAAAGAACTGAATTGCCAACCGGGAGATATACTAGAATACCAAGACGAAGAAAATACAATATAACTCACTTTAAATCAAACAAAAATGAATCTAAAAATGGTAAAATCGGGATTAGTGCTTGCCTGTGTAGCCCTTGCCCAATGGGTATCGGCACAACAAGCTCCTCAGATGGAAGCATTGCCCATCGATCCCAACGTACGCTACGGAGTCCTCGATAATGGTCTCACCTATTATGTACGTCACAACGAAACGCCGAAGAATCGTGCAGAATTCCACATTGCACAAAAGGTAGGTTCAATTCTCGAAAACGAAGACCAACGCGGATTGGCCCACTTCCTCGAACACATGGCATTCAACGGGACAGAACATTTTCCCGGTAAAAACATGTTAAACTACCTCGAAAACAAGGGTATCAAATTCGGCGTAGACATCAATGCCTATACCGGATTCGATGAAACCGTGTATCGTATATCCAATGTCCCCACTCAAAATCAAAATTTGGTAGACTCCTGTCTACTCGTTCTGTACGATTGGGCTTGTGCCATCTCTCTGAATGACAAAGACATCGACGAAGAACGCGGAGTTATCCATGAAGAGTGGAGAACTCGTGCCGATGCCAACTGGCGTACATGGGAAGTCTCGGTTCCTGTCATGTTTGCCGGTAGCCAATATGCCAACCGTATGCCCATCGGAACAATGGAAGTTGTCATGAATTTCCCCTATCAGGCACTACGCGACTACTATCACAAATGGTATCGCCCCGACCAACAAGGTATTATCGTTATCGGTGACTTCGATGCCGACAAAATGGAAGCTCAGATCAAAGAACTGTTCGGTAAAATCAAAATGCCCGAAAACGCGGCAGAGCGTATCTACTACACCGTACCCGACAACAAAGAACCTATCTTTGCATTCCACAAAGACAAAGAAGCCACATACACCCGGGTGGATATCTATATGAAACACGACCCCATGCCCCGCGAAATGAGAGGAACTATCAACGGGGCCATCAATGACTATATGGGACAAGTTGTCGGTATCATGTTTAACGACCGCATCTCCGAAATCACTCAAAAACCGGATGCTCCCTTCATTGCCGGAGCGATTTTCGACGGAGATTTCTTCGTTTCCAAAACCAAAGATGCATTTACTCTTATCGCTTTGGGTAAAGACAATGGAGCGATCGATGCCATAAAAGGTATTATGCGCGAAGCAGAACGTATCGACCGTTTCGGATTCACAGCTTCCGAATACGACCGTGCCCGGGCTACATTACTTTCTCGGTATGAAAACATGTACAAAGAACGCAACAATCACAAAAACATCGACTACGCCGAAGAGTACATCAGACACTTCATCGACGGCGGATATATTCCGGGTATCGAAATGGAATACAACCTGCTCAAACAAATATCTCCGGCCATTACGGTAGATATGGTAAACCAATACATCAAAACGCTTATTAGCGAAGACAATATGGTAATTTCACTGACCGGTCCCGATAAAGAAGGAGTATCCTATCCCGACAAAGACCAAGTTCTTGCCGCTATCAAAGAAGTCGAAGCAGAAGAAATTACTCCCTATGTCGACAATGTATCCAACGAACCGCTCATTTCCGACGAACCGGTTGCGGGTAAAATTGTAAAAAGTGCTGCCGGAAAGAAATTTGGAACAACCGAATGGACCCTTTCCAACGGAGTGAAAGTTATCCTCAAACCGACAGACTTCAAGAGCGATGAAATCTCTATGCAAGCCGTAAGCAAAGGAGGACTTTCCCTTTATGATTACACAGATCGTGCTTTGGTTAAAAATCTGAAAGCCGTCAATGAAATCGTTGAATTGAGCGGACTCGGGAAATACGGAAGAACAGACTTGATGAAAGCATTAGCCGGTAAAACCGTATCTACCTATTTTTCTTTGGGAGAACCTATGGAAATGATCAATGCCTCCTGCGCGACCAAAGACCTCAAAACCATGATGCAATTGGTATACCTCACCTTTACCGACATACATCGTGACGAAGATGCCTTCGCCGCATGGAAAGAGCAAATGAAAGCGGTACTGACAAACTATGCGAACGATCCTCAGTTCATTTTCAGCG harbors:
- a CDS encoding M16 family metallopeptidase, giving the protein MNLKMVKSGLVLACVALAQWVSAQQAPQMEALPIDPNVRYGVLDNGLTYYVRHNETPKNRAEFHIAQKVGSILENEDQRGLAHFLEHMAFNGTEHFPGKNMLNYLENKGIKFGVDINAYTGFDETVYRISNVPTQNQNLVDSCLLVLYDWACAISLNDKDIDEERGVIHEEWRTRADANWRTWEVSVPVMFAGSQYANRMPIGTMEVVMNFPYQALRDYYHKWYRPDQQGIIVIGDFDADKMEAQIKELFGKIKMPENAAERIYYTVPDNKEPIFAFHKDKEATYTRVDIYMKHDPMPREMRGTINGAINDYMGQVVGIMFNDRISEITQKPDAPFIAGAIFDGDFFVSKTKDAFTLIALGKDNGAIDAIKGIMREAERIDRFGFTASEYDRARATLLSRYENMYKERNNHKNIDYAEEYIRHFIDGGYIPGIEMEYNLLKQISPAITVDMVNQYIKTLISEDNMVISLTGPDKEGVSYPDKDQVLAAIKEVEAEEITPYVDNVSNEPLISDEPVAGKIVKSAAGKKFGTTEWTLSNGVKVILKPTDFKSDEISMQAVSKGGLSLYDYTDRALVKNLKAVNEIVELSGLGKYGRTDLMKALAGKTVSTYFSLGEPMEMINASCATKDLKTMMQLVYLTFTDIHRDEDAFAAWKEQMKAVLTNYANDPQFIFSDSLSATLYNHNIMREPLKAEDIDLINYDRILEIAKERTANAADYTFIFVGNFDIDSLKPVVEKYIASLPANKNRDKIGKISTIQPGLIDNNFTLPMQTAKSTVYAVYSGKQKYDLRSNIMFSMLDQIMDIVYTETIREEEGGTYGVGTSSNLSPVNNSWLFLFGFDTNPQDEKRLTERAHAELNKVVTEGPREKDFNKVKEYMLKQHAQNLRENSYWMNIIKSDVLGYGDNNTDYENIVNGITLDDMKKFTKKLFNGKNIIEVTMTGVVEDETK